A genomic segment from Amycolatopsis camponoti encodes:
- a CDS encoding SDR family oxidoreductase yields MIPQYPTGHDLLSGKVVVVTAAAGTGIGSAVARRCLEEGASVVISDWHERRLGEKAAELAELGKVHAIPCDVTKEEQVQALIDSAVGHFGRLDVMVNNAGLGGTKSVLDMADDEWSRVLDITLTGTFRCTRAALRQFVAQGGGGAIVNNASVIGWRAQAGQAHYAAAKAGVMALTRCSALDAAGHGVRINAVAPSLAMHPFLAKVTSDELLEDLTRREAFGRAAEPWEVANVMVFLASDYASYLTGEVVSVSSQHP; encoded by the coding sequence GTGATCCCCCAGTACCCGACCGGCCACGACCTGCTGTCCGGGAAGGTCGTCGTGGTCACCGCCGCGGCCGGCACCGGTATCGGCTCGGCCGTGGCTCGCCGCTGCCTGGAAGAGGGCGCGAGCGTCGTCATCTCGGATTGGCACGAACGACGGCTCGGTGAGAAGGCGGCCGAGCTGGCCGAACTCGGCAAGGTGCACGCGATTCCCTGCGACGTCACGAAGGAAGAGCAGGTCCAGGCCCTCATCGACAGCGCGGTCGGCCACTTCGGACGCCTCGACGTCATGGTGAACAACGCCGGGCTGGGCGGCACGAAGTCCGTGCTGGACATGGCCGACGACGAGTGGTCCCGCGTTCTGGACATCACGCTCACCGGGACTTTCCGGTGCACGCGCGCGGCGCTGCGGCAGTTCGTCGCCCAGGGCGGCGGCGGGGCGATCGTCAACAACGCGTCGGTCATCGGCTGGCGCGCCCAAGCCGGGCAGGCGCACTACGCCGCCGCCAAGGCCGGCGTCATGGCGCTGACCCGGTGTTCGGCGCTGGACGCGGCCGGCCACGGCGTCCGGATCAACGCCGTCGCCCCGAGCCTGGCCATGCATCCCTTCCTGGCCAAGGTGACCAGCGACGAACTCCTCGAAGACCTCACCCGACGCGAGGCGTTCGGCCGCGCCGCCGAGCCGTGGGAGGTGGCCAACGTCATGGTCTTCCTCGCCAGCGACTACGCGAGCTACCTCACCGGCGAAGTCGTCTCCGTCTCCAGCCAGCACCCCTAG
- a CDS encoding acyl-CoA dehydrogenase family protein: MEPTRFRREVAGWLADNLTGEFAAVRGLGGPGREHEAFDLRLAWERHLAAAGWTCVGWPVEHGGRGLSLDEQVAFHEEYAASGAPARVNHIGEQLLGPTLIAFGSPEQRKRFLPKIVAVEELWCQGYSEPGAGSDLAAVSTSAVRRDGDWVINGQKIWTSLAHVADWCFVVARTEPGSQRHHGLSYLLVPLRQDGVTVRPIQQLTGTSEFNEVFFDDARTSAELVVGEPGEGWRIAMATLGFERGVSTLGQQIGFRRELDDIVAEAKRLGTYDDPLLRTDLTRARIGLRVLRAHALRTLGRPAGPEVAVGKLLWAQWHRGLGELAMRARGARSLTADGAELDDAQRLYLFTRADTIYGGSDEIERNIIAERVLGLPREARP; encoded by the coding sequence GTGGAACCGACGCGATTCCGCCGCGAGGTCGCGGGCTGGCTCGCGGACAACCTGACCGGCGAGTTCGCCGCGGTGCGCGGTCTCGGCGGGCCGGGACGCGAGCACGAGGCGTTCGACCTGCGCCTGGCCTGGGAACGCCACCTGGCCGCCGCGGGCTGGACGTGCGTCGGCTGGCCGGTCGAGCACGGCGGGCGCGGCTTGTCCCTCGACGAGCAGGTCGCCTTCCACGAGGAGTACGCGGCGTCCGGCGCGCCCGCGCGCGTCAACCACATCGGCGAGCAGCTGCTCGGCCCGACCCTCATCGCCTTCGGCTCGCCCGAACAGCGGAAACGGTTCCTGCCGAAGATCGTCGCCGTCGAGGAGCTGTGGTGCCAGGGCTACTCCGAGCCCGGCGCCGGCTCCGACCTCGCCGCCGTCTCGACGTCGGCTGTCCGGCGCGACGGCGACTGGGTGATCAACGGCCAGAAGATCTGGACGTCCCTGGCCCACGTAGCCGACTGGTGCTTTGTCGTGGCCCGCACCGAACCGGGGTCGCAGCGCCACCACGGCCTCTCCTACCTCCTGGTGCCGCTGCGCCAGGACGGCGTCACCGTGCGGCCGATCCAGCAGCTGACCGGCACGTCTGAGTTCAACGAAGTCTTCTTCGACGACGCCCGCACGTCGGCCGAGCTGGTCGTCGGCGAGCCCGGCGAGGGCTGGCGGATCGCGATGGCCACCCTCGGCTTCGAACGCGGCGTCTCGACGCTCGGCCAGCAGATCGGCTTCCGCCGCGAACTCGACGACATCGTCGCCGAAGCGAAGCGGCTCGGCACCTACGACGACCCGCTGCTGCGCACCGACCTCACCCGCGCCCGGATCGGCCTGCGGGTCCTGCGCGCGCACGCGCTGCGGACGCTCGGCCGCCCGGCCGGGCCGGAGGTCGCCGTCGGGAAGCTGCTGTGGGCGCAGTGGCACCGCGGGCTCGGTGAGCTGGCGATGCGCGCCCGCGGCGCCCGGTCCCTGACCGCGGACGGCGCCGAGCTGGACGACGCCCAGCGGCTCTACCTGTTCACCCGCGCCGACACCATCTACGGCGGGTCGGACGAGATCGAGCGGAACATCATCGCCGAGCGCGTGCTCGGCCTGCCGAGGGAGGCACGCCCGTGA
- a CDS encoding FadD3 family acyl-CoA ligase, which produces MGQTTIPAVVRDAAAKFGSSEALVDGALRLGFDDLLERVQSVARAFLARGLRPGDRVAIILPNTHHWVLTALGALYAGATLVPVNTRFTAAETVDLLVRSRAKALVVAADFLGTDRHAAIVATGADLPGLGTVVRVALEQPHRPVGDALGWDEFLDLAERVPLAEAEARADAVEPDDVSDILFTSGTTGRSKGVLSAHRQVVGVAAAWAECGRVTAGDRYLVINPFFHSFGYKAGIVVGLLTGATLVPQAVFDVRAALDLIEKERISVLPGAPTIFQSLLHESGRGDLSSLRLAVTGAADVPASLVRRMRSELGFDVVLTAYGLTEAVVVTMCRPGDDAELVAKTSGRATAGFEVGIHGSPGEVVLRGPNVMLGYLDDPEATAKAVDEDGWLHTGDVGELDDAGNLTLTGRLKDMYICGGFNVYPAEVEHALTELDGVRDVAVTGVPDERLGEVGRAFVVGAGLTEADVLAFCRERLANYKTPRSVVFLDALPRNASGKVLKRLLSEETK; this is translated from the coding sequence GTGGGTCAGACCACGATCCCGGCCGTCGTCCGCGATGCCGCCGCGAAGTTCGGGTCGTCCGAGGCACTGGTCGACGGGGCGCTCCGGCTCGGTTTCGACGACCTTCTGGAACGTGTTCAGTCGGTCGCGCGGGCCTTCCTCGCCCGCGGTCTCCGGCCCGGCGACCGCGTCGCGATCATCCTCCCGAACACCCACCACTGGGTGCTCACGGCGCTGGGCGCGCTCTACGCGGGCGCGACCCTGGTGCCGGTCAACACCCGGTTCACCGCCGCCGAGACCGTGGACCTGCTGGTCCGCAGCCGGGCGAAAGCCCTGGTCGTCGCGGCCGACTTCCTCGGCACCGACCGCCACGCGGCGATCGTCGCGACCGGCGCGGACCTGCCCGGCCTCGGCACGGTCGTCCGGGTCGCCCTGGAACAGCCCCACCGGCCGGTCGGAGACGCGCTCGGCTGGGACGAGTTCCTGGATCTCGCCGAGCGCGTGCCCCTCGCGGAAGCCGAGGCGCGCGCGGACGCGGTCGAGCCGGACGACGTGAGCGACATCCTGTTCACCTCCGGCACGACCGGCCGCTCGAAGGGCGTGCTGTCGGCCCACCGGCAGGTCGTCGGCGTCGCCGCGGCCTGGGCGGAGTGCGGCCGGGTCACCGCCGGCGACCGGTACCTGGTGATCAACCCGTTCTTCCACAGCTTCGGCTACAAGGCCGGGATCGTCGTCGGCCTGCTGACCGGCGCGACCCTCGTGCCGCAGGCCGTGTTCGACGTGCGTGCCGCGCTGGACCTGATCGAGAAGGAGCGGATCTCGGTGCTGCCGGGCGCGCCGACGATCTTCCAGTCCCTGCTGCACGAGTCCGGACGCGGCGACCTGTCCTCCCTGCGGCTCGCGGTCACCGGCGCCGCCGACGTGCCGGCGTCGCTGGTCCGGCGCATGCGCTCCGAGCTGGGCTTCGACGTCGTCCTCACCGCGTACGGTCTCACCGAAGCCGTGGTCGTGACGATGTGCCGCCCGGGCGACGACGCCGAGCTGGTCGCGAAGACGTCCGGCCGCGCGACCGCCGGGTTCGAGGTCGGGATCCACGGCTCGCCGGGCGAAGTGGTCCTGCGGGGACCGAACGTGATGCTCGGTTACCTCGACGACCCCGAAGCGACCGCGAAAGCCGTCGACGAGGACGGCTGGCTGCACACCGGCGACGTCGGCGAGCTGGACGACGCGGGGAACCTCACCCTCACCGGCCGGCTCAAGGACATGTACATCTGCGGTGGCTTCAACGTCTACCCGGCCGAGGTCGAGCACGCGCTCACCGAACTGGACGGCGTCCGCGACGTCGCCGTGACCGGCGTCCCGGACGAGCGGCTCGGCGAGGTCGGCCGGGCCTTCGTCGTCGGCGCCGGCCTCACCGAAGCCGACGTGCTCGCCTTCTGCCGCGAACGGCTCGCCAACTACAAGACCCCGCGGTCCGTCGTGTTCCTCGACGCGCTGCCCCGCAACGCTTCCGGCAAGGTGCTGAAGCGGCTGCTCAGTGAGGAGACGAAATGA
- a CDS encoding enoyl-CoA hydratase, whose protein sequence is MSEDVVRYERRGPVAVVTMNRPEYRNAQNSAMTYALDDAFARAVNDAEVKVIVLAGAGKHFSAGHDIGTPGRDVDQTFDRRSVLWWDHTDRAGGDQRFARESEVYLGMCRRWREIPKPMIASVQGACIAGGLMLAWVCDLIVASDDAFFADPVVRMGIPGVEYFAHPWVLGPRAAKEVLFTGERFTVQQAKEWGMITRIVPRAELEQHTLELAEKIGEMPQFGLALAKKAVNQAEDLMGLRSGMDSVFGLHHLAHAHNAETSEDSLGGQSARSMRDANKGS, encoded by the coding sequence ATGAGCGAGGACGTCGTCCGCTACGAGCGCCGCGGGCCGGTCGCCGTGGTCACGATGAACCGGCCCGAGTACCGCAACGCCCAGAACTCGGCGATGACCTACGCCCTCGACGACGCTTTCGCGCGCGCCGTGAACGACGCCGAAGTCAAGGTGATCGTGCTGGCGGGGGCGGGCAAGCACTTCTCCGCCGGGCACGACATCGGCACCCCCGGCCGGGACGTGGACCAGACGTTCGACCGGCGTTCGGTGCTGTGGTGGGACCACACCGACCGGGCCGGCGGCGACCAGCGGTTCGCCCGCGAGTCCGAGGTCTACCTGGGCATGTGCCGGCGGTGGCGGGAGATCCCCAAGCCGATGATCGCGAGCGTCCAGGGTGCCTGCATCGCGGGCGGGCTGATGCTCGCGTGGGTCTGCGACCTGATCGTGGCCTCCGACGACGCGTTCTTCGCCGACCCGGTGGTACGCATGGGCATTCCGGGCGTCGAGTACTTCGCGCACCCGTGGGTGCTCGGGCCTCGCGCGGCGAAGGAAGTCCTGTTCACCGGCGAGCGCTTCACCGTCCAGCAGGCCAAGGAATGGGGGATGATCACCCGGATCGTCCCGCGTGCGGAGCTGGAACAGCACACCCTCGAACTCGCGGAGAAGATCGGCGAGATGCCCCAGTTCGGCCTTGCCCTGGCGAAGAAAGCCGTCAACCAGGCCGAAGACCTGATGGGCCTGCGGTCCGGAATGGACTCCGTGTTCGGGCTCCACCACCTGGCGCACGCCCACAACGCGGAGACGTCCGAAGACTCGCTCGGCGGGCAGTCCGCGCGGTCCATGCGCGACGCGAACAAGGGGTCCTGA
- a CDS encoding acyl-CoA dehydrogenase family protein gives MDLDIDEVSETFRAEAREWLASHVRTLPSMDTAEGFEAHREWEAELAEARWSVVSWPREYHGRDASMLQWLLFEEEYYASGAPGRVSQNGIFMLGPTLFAHGTQEQRDRVLPAMATGEQVWAQAWSEPEAGSDIAALRSTAARTDGGWLLSGQKTWSSRASFADRAFGLFRTDPEAQRHHGLTYFMADLRAEGVTVRPIPQLDGEPGFAEIFFDDVFVPDEDVIGEVGQGWRVAMTTANNERGLSLRSPGRFLAAAARLVDLWRSQDSPLSTRDRVAEAWIGARAYQLYTYGTVSRLADGGELGPESSVNKLFWSHLDVDLHETALDVLGPAAETNRDWVDGYLFSLAGPIYGGTDQIQRNTIAERLLKLPREPRR, from the coding sequence ATGGACCTCGACATCGACGAGGTGTCGGAGACCTTCCGGGCCGAGGCGCGCGAATGGCTGGCTTCGCATGTGCGGACGCTGCCGTCGATGGACACCGCCGAAGGGTTCGAGGCGCACCGTGAGTGGGAGGCCGAACTCGCGGAAGCGCGGTGGTCGGTCGTTTCGTGGCCACGCGAGTACCACGGCCGGGACGCGTCGATGCTGCAGTGGCTGCTGTTCGAGGAGGAGTACTACGCCTCCGGTGCGCCTGGCCGGGTGAGCCAGAACGGCATCTTCATGCTCGGGCCGACGCTGTTCGCCCACGGCACGCAGGAGCAGCGTGACCGGGTCTTGCCCGCGATGGCGACGGGCGAGCAGGTGTGGGCGCAGGCGTGGTCGGAACCCGAGGCGGGCAGCGACATCGCGGCGTTGCGCAGCACGGCGGCGCGGACCGACGGCGGCTGGCTGCTGTCCGGGCAGAAGACGTGGAGTTCGCGGGCGTCCTTCGCCGACCGCGCGTTCGGGCTGTTCCGGACCGACCCGGAAGCGCAACGCCACCACGGGCTGACGTACTTCATGGCCGACCTGCGCGCCGAGGGCGTGACGGTCCGGCCGATCCCGCAGCTGGACGGCGAACCCGGCTTCGCGGAGATCTTCTTCGACGACGTCTTCGTGCCCGACGAAGACGTGATCGGCGAGGTCGGGCAGGGCTGGCGCGTCGCGATGACGACCGCCAACAACGAACGTGGACTGTCTCTGCGCAGCCCCGGCCGGTTCCTCGCCGCGGCCGCCCGCCTCGTGGACCTGTGGCGTTCGCAGGACTCGCCACTGTCCACCCGGGACCGGGTCGCCGAAGCCTGGATCGGTGCCCGCGCCTACCAGCTCTACACCTACGGCACGGTGAGCCGCCTCGCCGACGGCGGTGAGCTGGGCCCGGAGTCCAGCGTGAACAAGCTGTTCTGGTCGCACCTGGACGTCGACCTCCACGAGACGGCCCTGGACGTGCTCGGCCCGGCCGCCGAGACGAACCGGGACTGGGTGGACGGCTACCTGTTCTCCCTCGCCGGGCCGATCTACGGCGGTACCGACCAGATCCAGCGCAACACGATCGCCGAACGGCTGCTGAAACTGCCGAGGGAGCCGCGCCGATGA
- a CDS encoding acyl-CoA dehydrogenase family protein, producing the protein MKFQLSPEQRQFSASLHDLLGGADTAAVARAWAAGSPERGLKLLRALADLGVPALLVGEGHGGLGGTRVDLVVAFEALGYHAVPGPLVETAAVAPAVLTGDRLAALAGGDLLATVVAPPEVPLALDADVAGVVLDLDEGEVSDVGIDLVRSVDPARRLFRITGTTRTTAADPAAFDLGVLAVSAQLLGAGQWLLDASVAYAKQRSQYGRAIGEYQAVKHLLADVVTQLELARPLLYGAAVAGETFTRDVSAAKVMAGDAAYLAARTALQVHGAIGYTAEHDLGLRLTKVRALAGAWGTGAFHRERVLAGLR; encoded by the coding sequence ATGAAGTTCCAGCTGTCGCCGGAGCAGCGCCAGTTCTCCGCGTCGTTGCACGACCTGCTGGGCGGCGCGGACACCGCCGCGGTCGCCCGGGCGTGGGCCGCGGGTTCGCCCGAGCGCGGCCTGAAACTGCTGCGCGCCCTCGCCGACCTCGGTGTCCCCGCGTTGCTCGTCGGCGAAGGCCACGGCGGGCTCGGCGGCACCAGGGTCGACCTGGTCGTCGCCTTCGAAGCACTCGGCTACCACGCGGTGCCCGGCCCGCTGGTCGAGACGGCCGCCGTGGCCCCCGCGGTGCTGACCGGCGACCGGCTGGCCGCGCTCGCCGGCGGCGACCTCCTGGCCACGGTCGTCGCGCCGCCCGAAGTGCCGCTCGCCCTGGACGCGGACGTCGCCGGGGTGGTGCTCGACCTCGACGAAGGGGAGGTCTCCGACGTCGGGATCGACCTCGTGCGGTCGGTCGACCCGGCCCGGCGGCTGTTCCGGATCACCGGGACCACCCGGACCACGGCGGCCGATCCGGCGGCGTTCGACCTGGGTGTCCTGGCCGTCTCCGCCCAGCTGCTCGGGGCGGGCCAGTGGCTCCTCGACGCCTCGGTCGCCTACGCCAAGCAGCGCAGCCAGTACGGCCGCGCCATCGGCGAGTACCAGGCGGTCAAGCACCTGCTGGCCGACGTCGTGACGCAGCTCGAACTCGCCCGGCCGCTGCTCTACGGCGCGGCCGTCGCCGGCGAGACGTTCACCCGGGACGTCTCGGCGGCGAAGGTCATGGCCGGCGACGCCGCGTACCTCGCCGCGCGCACGGCCCTGCAGGTGCACGGCGCCATCGGCTACACCGCCGAACACGACCTCGGCCTGCGGCTGACGAAGGTGCGGGCCCTGGCCGGCGCCTGGGGAACCGGGGCGTTCCACCGTGAGCGCGTCCTGGCCGGTCTGCGATGA
- a CDS encoding acyl-CoA dehydrogenase family protein, whose product MTDPLETEEAQALRDAVRSLLTRRSGPEAVRAAMESPLGYDDKLWSTLCEQIGVAALTIPEHYGGAGAGLAEACVVLAELGAALTPAPMLGSAVLCGEALLRGGNDEACERLLPGIAAGTTLAALAWSDEAWSPGLTASDTGLDGRAHYVLDGDLADVLLAVARTDDGLGLFEVPLDGVRRERVTTLDPTRRLAVVECASTPARRLDVTGFDLRKLRDTAVVAVAAEQVGAAARALELTVEYTKQRKQFGRPIGSFQALKHRMADVHVHVEAARSALYAALVDGDAEAVTTAKVVCGEAFSHAAAEMIQLHGGIAITWEHDAHLYFKRAHGTALLFGDPASALSS is encoded by the coding sequence ATGACCGATCCGCTGGAGACCGAGGAAGCCCAGGCGCTGCGGGACGCCGTGCGCTCGCTGCTGACCCGCCGGTCGGGGCCGGAGGCGGTGCGGGCGGCGATGGAGTCGCCGCTCGGGTACGACGACAAGCTCTGGTCGACGCTGTGTGAGCAGATCGGCGTCGCCGCCCTCACGATCCCCGAGCACTACGGCGGCGCGGGCGCCGGCTTGGCCGAGGCGTGCGTGGTCCTGGCGGAGCTCGGCGCCGCGCTCACGCCCGCCCCGATGCTCGGCTCCGCTGTGCTGTGCGGAGAAGCGTTGCTGCGCGGCGGAAACGACGAGGCCTGCGAACGGCTGCTGCCGGGCATCGCCGCGGGCACGACCCTCGCGGCGCTGGCCTGGTCCGACGAAGCCTGGTCACCGGGCTTGACCGCGTCGGACACCGGCCTCGACGGCCGGGCCCACTACGTCCTCGACGGCGACCTCGCCGACGTCCTCCTGGCCGTGGCCAGGACGGACGACGGCCTCGGCTTGTTCGAAGTCCCGCTGGACGGCGTCCGCCGCGAGCGCGTCACCACACTGGACCCGACCCGCCGGCTGGCGGTGGTGGAGTGCGCGTCGACCCCGGCGCGGCGCCTCGACGTCACCGGCTTCGACCTGCGGAAACTGCGCGACACGGCGGTGGTCGCCGTCGCCGCCGAACAGGTCGGCGCGGCGGCCCGCGCGCTGGAGCTGACGGTGGAGTACACGAAGCAACGCAAGCAGTTCGGCCGGCCGATCGGGTCGTTCCAGGCGCTGAAGCACCGGATGGCCGACGTGCACGTCCACGTCGAAGCGGCCCGCTCGGCGCTGTACGCGGCCCTAGTGGACGGCGACGCCGAAGCCGTGACGACCGCGAAAGTCGTTTGCGGCGAAGCGTTTTCCCATGCGGCGGCGGAGATGATCCAGCTGCACGGCGGCATCGCGATCACCTGGGAGCACGACGCCCACCTGTACTTCAAGCGCGCCCACGGGACCGCCCTCCTGTTCGGCGACCCCGCGAGCGCGCTGTCGTCCTAG
- a CDS encoding flavin-containing monooxygenase, which yields MTQTLEPAAAVGARQRVEDWLAGFEAALAARDADRAAALFATTSFWRDLIAFTWNLKTVENRDGVKDLLLGTMDTADAHGFHASEEPTEANGIVEAWIGFETAAGRGRGHLRLNDEGAFTFLTTLYELKGHEEPLGTTRPKGAEHGVNRERVTWSEARQAEADELGTTRQPYVVVIGGGQGGIALGARLRQLGVDHVVVDRYARPGDQWRGRYKSLCLHDPVWYDHLPYLDFPRTWPVFAPKDKIADWLEMYTKVMEVNYWSSTTCKSASYDDEAKEWTVVLDRDGEEVVLKPKQLVLATGMSGKPNVPSLPGQDLFRGEQHHSSQHPGPDAYRGKKAVIVGSNNSAFDICGALWEAGADVTMIQRSSTHIVRSDSLMDLGLGDLYSERALAAGMTTQKADLTFASLPYRIMHTFQQPVYAAIKERDQEFYDRLEGAGFRHDWGDDDSGLFMKYLRRGSGYYIDVGAADLVANGDVKLAHGQVTELTETSVRLDDGTELEADLVVYATGYGSMNGWAADLISQEVADKVGKVWGLGSDTTKDPGPWEGEQRNMWKPTQQDGLWFHGGNLHQSRHYSLYLALQLKARAEGIPTPVYGLQERHHLV from the coding sequence ATGACCCAGACCCTCGAACCGGCCGCGGCCGTCGGTGCCCGGCAGCGCGTCGAAGACTGGCTCGCCGGCTTCGAGGCCGCGCTCGCGGCCCGGGACGCCGACCGGGCCGCGGCCCTGTTCGCCACGACGTCGTTCTGGCGCGACCTCATCGCCTTCACCTGGAACCTCAAGACCGTCGAAAACCGTGACGGCGTCAAGGATCTCCTCCTGGGCACCATGGACACCGCCGATGCCCACGGCTTCCACGCCAGCGAGGAGCCGACCGAAGCGAACGGGATCGTCGAGGCGTGGATCGGGTTCGAGACGGCGGCCGGCCGCGGCCGCGGACACCTGCGGCTCAACGACGAAGGCGCGTTCACGTTCCTCACGACGCTCTACGAGCTGAAGGGCCACGAGGAGCCGCTCGGCACGACCCGGCCGAAGGGCGCGGAGCACGGCGTCAACCGCGAACGCGTCACGTGGTCCGAAGCACGGCAGGCGGAAGCGGACGAACTGGGCACGACGCGGCAGCCGTACGTCGTCGTCATCGGCGGCGGGCAGGGCGGGATCGCGCTCGGGGCCCGGCTGCGCCAGCTCGGCGTGGACCACGTCGTCGTCGACCGGTACGCGCGGCCCGGCGACCAGTGGCGCGGCCGGTACAAGTCGCTGTGCCTGCACGACCCCGTCTGGTACGACCACCTGCCCTACCTCGACTTCCCGCGCACCTGGCCGGTGTTCGCGCCGAAGGACAAGATCGCCGACTGGCTCGAGATGTACACGAAGGTCATGGAGGTGAACTACTGGTCGTCGACGACCTGCAAGAGCGCCTCCTACGACGATGAAGCGAAGGAATGGACGGTCGTCCTGGACCGCGACGGCGAAGAAGTCGTCCTCAAGCCGAAGCAGCTGGTATTGGCGACCGGCATGTCGGGCAAGCCGAACGTTCCTTCGTTGCCGGGACAGGATCTCTTTCGCGGCGAGCAGCACCACAGCTCGCAGCACCCCGGCCCGGACGCCTACCGCGGCAAGAAAGCCGTGATCGTCGGCTCCAACAACTCGGCGTTCGACATCTGCGGCGCGCTGTGGGAAGCCGGCGCCGACGTCACCATGATCCAGCGCAGCTCGACGCACATCGTCAGGTCGGACTCCCTGATGGACCTCGGGCTCGGCGACCTCTACTCGGAACGCGCGCTGGCCGCCGGGATGACGACGCAGAAGGCGGACCTGACGTTCGCGTCGCTCCCCTACCGGATCATGCACACCTTCCAGCAGCCGGTGTACGCGGCGATCAAGGAGCGCGACCAGGAGTTCTACGACCGGCTCGAAGGCGCGGGCTTCCGGCACGACTGGGGTGACGACGACTCCGGCCTCTTCATGAAGTACCTGCGCCGCGGCTCGGGCTACTACATCGACGTCGGCGCGGCGGACCTGGTGGCGAACGGCGACGTCAAGCTCGCCCACGGTCAGGTCACCGAGCTGACCGAGACGTCCGTGCGGCTCGACGACGGCACCGAGCTGGAGGCCGACCTCGTCGTCTACGCGACCGGGTACGGCTCGATGAACGGCTGGGCGGCGGACCTGATCAGCCAGGAGGTCGCGGACAAGGTCGGCAAGGTGTGGGGCCTGGGCTCGGACACGACGAAGGACCCCGGCCCGTGGGAGGGCGAGCAGCGGAACATGTGGAAGCCCACCCAGCAGGACGGGCTCTGGTTCCACGGCGGCAACCTGCACCAGTCACGGCACTACTCGCTCTACCTGGCCCTGCAGCTGAAGGCTCGCGCGGAGGGCATCCCGACGCCGGTCTACGGGCTGCAGGAGCGGCATCACCTGGTCTAG
- a CDS encoding GAF domain-containing protein, translated as MDDDVCAVRPGTDVAGHARLLAGIHDAVLAGRAPRTAPRRLVERSWRRVAAQGVDPDRPPAPDPVGAAEVERRRTGSRLREVLPELRGALTSVAEDAHHLMVVTDADGVVLWREGARGVRHRADSLGFTEGATWSEPAIGSNAIGTALAEAAPVQMFAAEHFVRSHHSWACTAYPVHDPRTGELLGIVDVSGPAETVHPMTVALVGTSVRLAEAVLRQRHEIRLEALRRLSGPLLSTTGLVVDDHGWVAAQRGVSGIDRVAAPRHGVPVAVRGVGACEPEPVPGGWLLRPSRRETLRLTLELDPPRATVEGSARWTHPLGRRQADLLRLIATAGPAGVSAAQLSETLYGDRTHLVTVRAELSRLRKLVGGLLLARPYRIAPGVEVVLMQP; from the coding sequence GTGGACGACGATGTCTGCGCGGTCCGGCCCGGCACCGATGTCGCCGGGCACGCCCGGCTGCTCGCCGGTATCCACGATGCCGTCCTGGCCGGGCGGGCACCCCGGACCGCTCCGCGGCGGCTGGTCGAACGCTCGTGGCGGCGGGTCGCCGCGCAGGGTGTCGATCCCGATCGCCCGCCCGCGCCCGATCCGGTCGGCGCCGCCGAGGTCGAACGGCGGCGGACCGGCTCCCGGCTCCGCGAAGTCCTCCCCGAACTCCGGGGCGCGCTGACGTCGGTGGCCGAAGACGCGCACCACCTGATGGTCGTCACCGACGCCGACGGCGTCGTCCTCTGGCGCGAAGGCGCGCGCGGGGTGCGCCACCGCGCCGACTCGCTCGGCTTCACCGAGGGTGCCACCTGGTCGGAGCCCGCCATCGGCAGCAACGCGATCGGGACGGCGCTGGCCGAGGCCGCCCCGGTGCAGATGTTCGCCGCCGAGCACTTCGTGCGCTCCCACCACTCGTGGGCCTGCACCGCCTACCCGGTGCACGACCCGCGGACCGGCGAGCTGCTGGGGATCGTCGACGTCAGCGGCCCGGCCGAGACCGTCCACCCGATGACCGTCGCCCTGGTCGGGACGTCGGTACGGCTGGCCGAGGCCGTCCTGCGCCAGCGGCACGAGATCCGGCTCGAGGCGTTGCGCCGGCTGTCCGGCCCCCTGTTGAGCACCACCGGCCTCGTCGTCGACGACCACGGCTGGGTCGCCGCCCAGCGCGGCGTCTCCGGGATCGACCGCGTCGCCGCACCCCGGCACGGCGTCCCCGTCGCGGTCCGCGGGGTCGGCGCGTGCGAGCCCGAGCCGGTGCCCGGCGGGTGGCTGCTGCGGCCGAGCCGCCGCGAAACCCTGCGGCTCACCCTCGAACTCGACCCGCCGCGCGCCACCGTCGAAGGCTCGGCCCGGTGGACGCACCCGCTGGGCCGGCGGCAGGCGGACCTGCTGCGGCTGATCGCGACCGCCGGCCCGGCCGGGGTGTCGGCGGCGCAGCTGTCGGAGACGCTCTACGGCGACCGCACGCACCTGGTGACCGTCCGCGCGGAGCTGTCGCGGCTGCGCAAGCTGGTCGGCGGCCTGCTGCTCGCCCGGCCGTACCGGATCGCACCCGGCGTCGAAGTCGTGCTGATGCAACCCTAG